The genomic stretch TGGCCTTCGTCGAGGCCGCGTCCATTCCCGCCTCCACCGGCCTGGGCGTGCTGGCCGTGCTGGGCACGCAGCGCATGGCGGCCTTGCCCGAAGTGCCAAGCACGGGCGAGCTGGGCTACCCCATGGCCGGCACCACTTATGGCGGGCTGCTGGCCCCCGCCGGCCTGCCCGACGCGATTGCCGAGACCATCGAGCGCGCCTGCCAGGCGGCGGTGACGAGCGAAGGCTTCCGCACCATCGCCGAGCGCCTGAACGCCGTGCCGAGCTTTCAGACCGGCGCGCAGTTCCGCGCACGCTTCCTTGCCGAGGCCCAGGTGAACCGCGCCCTGCTCGCTGATCTCGGCATCCAGCGCCAGTGAGCTCCATCCCGCTCGATCCGCTGCTGCTGGATGAGGATTTTCTTCGCGCCTCGGGCCCGGGCGGGCAGAACGTCAACAAGCTGGAAACCGCCGTGCAGCTGCGTTGGCGCGCGGCCGAAGCCGGCCTGGATGAACGCGTCTTTGCCCGGCTGAAGACGCTCGCCGGGCGGCGGATGACGAAGGACGGCGTGGTGATCATCGCCGCCCAAAGCCACCGCATGCGCGAACGCAACCGCGAGGATGCGCTGGCCCGCATGCAGGAATTGCTGGATGAGGCAGCGCGGCCGCCGCCCCCCAAGCGGCGCAAGACCAAGCCCACCAAGGGCTCGCAAACCCGCCGGATGGACAGCAAGACCAAGCGCGGCACGACCAAGAAGCTGCGCTCGGGGCCGATCAGCGATTGAGGCTGAGGTGTCGGGGGCCCTGCCCCGCGCCGCATCCGCACAGGGATCTCACCTGTTCCAGCGACCGGCGACACGCCACGCAGCCGGCGTTTTCTGGCCCCGGCAGACTTGCCCGTCCTGCGAGTGACAGGGAAACTTCGCCCGGGAGAGAACGACATGCCAAGCGCGACCAAGGGCGCGACCAGTTCCGGAAGCATCGAGACGCGGCATTCCTGGATCATCGCCTTCACGACACTGACCATGCTCGCCCTGGCCGCCGGCGCGCCCATGACGGTCGTCATCGGCCTCGTGCCCATCGCGGAGACGCTGGGGGCCGGCCGGTCGCTGCCGTCGCTTGCGACGTCGCTTGCCTATCTGGGCACGGGCGTGGGCGGGGTGCTGTGCGGCTTGCTGGCCGGCCGCTTTGGCCAGCGGGCTGTGGCGATCCTGGGGGGTGTCGCGATCCTGGGCGGCCTCGCGATCGCATCCCTGGCCGAGCCGTGGTCGCTGTTGCTGGGCATCGGCGTGGGGGTTGGGCTGTTCGGCAATGGGGCGCTGTTCCCACCCATGCTGGCCTACGTCTCGCTGTGGTTCGATCGGCGTCGGGGGACGGCGCTGGCCCTGGTCTCATCCGGGCAATACATCGCGGGCTTCGTCTGGCCGACGCTTTTCGAGCGCGTGATGGCGGTGATTGGCTGGCAGCGCACCATGCTGATCTACGGCGTCATGGCGTCGGCCATCATTGTGGCGCTTGCGGCCCTGTTCCTGCGCCCTCCGCCGGTACCGGTGGTGGGCGTTGGCAGCATTCGCCTCGTGCCCGGCGCGCAGGTTCTCGGCATGACGCCGAACAAGGCCCTGGCGCTGATCGCCGCCGGCAGCTTCCTCTGCTGCGTGCCCATGGCCATGCCGGCGGCCCATCTGGTCGCGTTTTGCGGAGACCTGGGCATCGCGACCTCGCGCGGGGCGGCGATGCTGTCGGTTCTGCTGCTTGCGGCCTTCCTCTCACGCCAGTTCTGGGGGTGGATCTCGGACCGGATTGGCGGCTTGTGGACTGTTCTGCTCGGCGGCCTGGCGCAGTTGCTGGGCATGCTGGGCTTCCTCGCCACGCAGGACGAGGCAGGGTTGTTCTTCGCCGCGGCCGCCTACGGTCTGGGCTTCGCGGGCCTGGTCCCGGCCTATGTGCTGGCCGTGCGGGAGCTTTTTCCCGCAGTGGAGGTGACCTGGCGCGTGCCGGCATTGCTGCTGTGCAGCCTTTCCGGCATGGCCTTCGGCGCCTGGCTGGCGGGCGTGATCTACGACGCCGTCGGCTTCTACGCAGCCGCCTGGTGGGTGGGGATCGGGTTCAATCTGGCGCAGCTTGCCCTGGTGGGCGGGCTGCTGTCTCGCATGGCAACGTCAGCGCCGAATGGGCCATGACGGCCCCAGGCCATCGGGCAGACGGAGGTGGATACCCTGCCGCTGGAGTGGCCCGCAGTCTCTCCCCGTGAAGGCCAAATCGGCGTCGCTCGCATCCGCAGCGATGGCGGGACCTGCCCCTGCGCCTCGCCCATGCCCGAGCGTCCTGGGAAGGGGAGGATGAACCCGCATCATCATCTGCGCCGGTGACTTCGCGTGCCTCTCCCGATCTCGCCGGATCATCCTGCATCAAGCGGCGGCCTTGCCGTGTCTTGATGGCGCAGCCGTGGTGCTGCCATCCACGTTCATATCCATCGGCACTTTCGAAGATGCGGACGCATAAAAATGCGCGATCAGGCGCTTCTGGCATGCAACCGCTGGCCAGCGGGGGTGTTCGCCATGAGGGTGTCTCCGTGCCGCGCCGCGAGCCCTTGGTGCAGCCATTGAGCTTTGCGAAAGGTAACAGTTGCTGTCGTCCCTTCGCTTCCACACCATGTCTGGCTGAATGAACCCGCCGCCCTTGTCCCCCCGACGCATGTTCCTGCTCCCGGCCCTCCTGGCGCTGGCTGGCTGTTCGACGTTCCGCCCCGATCCGGCTTCAGGGGTTGCCCTGCCGGCGCAGTTCAGCGCCGCTTCCGCTGACGCCGCAAATTGGCCTGATCCCGCCTGGTGGAGCGGCTTCGGCTCGCCCGAGCTGGATGCGCTGATGCAACAGGCTGTGACGGCCAATTTTGACATCCGCGCCGCGGTTGCACGGGTGCGCCAAGCGGATGCGCAAATCCGCATCACCGGCCAGGCCCTGCTGCCCAGCGGCAACCTCACCGGCACCGTCACGCACAGCCAGACGCCGCTTTCCACCGCGACAGCCGTCAACCTCAACGGGGCGGCGGCGCGCGGCCGCTTCACCCATCGCACCTTGTATGCGACGGGCCTCCAGGCCGCCTATGAGATCGATTTCTGGGGCAAAAATCGCGCGGCCCTCGTGGCCGCCCAGCAGAATCTCCAGGCCACGCGCTTCGATGTCGGCGCCATCACGCTCACCACCGAGGCCTCGGTGGCCAATACCTATTTCCAGATCCTGGCCTCGCGCGAGCAACTGGCGATCCAGCAGCAGAATTTGACGGCGGCGGAGCGGGTGCTGGCCATCCTGCAGCAGCGCGCAAACGCCGGCACCAGCACGGGCCTCGACATCGCGACGCAGCAGACGCTGGTGGAGCAGCAGCGCGCCGCCGTCCCGCCGCTGCGGCAATCCGTCCAGCAGAACACCTATTCGCTCGGCACGCTGACCGGTCAGGTGCCCGAGGCGGTGCCGGTGCCGCGCCTCAGCCTTGGCGATGTGCGCGTGCCGCCGGTGCAGCCCGGCTTGCCGTCGGAGGTGTTGCAGCGCCGGCCCGATGTCGGTCTGGCGGAAGCGACACTGGCATCGGCCCAGGCCAGCGTCGAGCAGGCGCGGACGGCGATGTTCCCCTCCGTCACGCTCAGCGCGCAGGGCGGCTTCCAGAACCTGGCGCTGGAAAACCTGCTGCGGCCGGGGTCGTCGCTGTTTTCGCTGGTGGGCGGGCTGACGCAACCCATCTTCCAGCTGGGCCAGCTTCGCGCCCAATACCGGCTGACCCAGGCCCAGGCCGAAGAGCTGCTG from Sediminicoccus sp. KRV36 encodes the following:
- the arfB gene encoding alternative ribosome rescue aminoacyl-tRNA hydrolase ArfB codes for the protein MSSIPLDPLLLDEDFLRASGPGGQNVNKLETAVQLRWRAAEAGLDERVFARLKTLAGRRMTKDGVVIIAAQSHRMRERNREDALARMQELLDEAARPPPPKRRKTKPTKGSQTRRMDSKTKRGTTKKLRSGPISD
- a CDS encoding MFS transporter, whose product is MPSATKGATSSGSIETRHSWIIAFTTLTMLALAAGAPMTVVIGLVPIAETLGAGRSLPSLATSLAYLGTGVGGVLCGLLAGRFGQRAVAILGGVAILGGLAIASLAEPWSLLLGIGVGVGLFGNGALFPPMLAYVSLWFDRRRGTALALVSSGQYIAGFVWPTLFERVMAVIGWQRTMLIYGVMASAIIVALAALFLRPPPVPVVGVGSIRLVPGAQVLGMTPNKALALIAAGSFLCCVPMAMPAAHLVAFCGDLGIATSRGAAMLSVLLLAAFLSRQFWGWISDRIGGLWTVLLGGLAQLLGMLGFLATQDEAGLFFAAAAYGLGFAGLVPAYVLAVRELFPAVEVTWRVPALLLCSLSGMAFGAWLAGVIYDAVGFYAAAWWVGIGFNLAQLALVGGLLSRMATSAPNGP
- a CDS encoding efflux transporter outer membrane subunit, which codes for MSPRRMFLLPALLALAGCSTFRPDPASGVALPAQFSAASADAANWPDPAWWSGFGSPELDALMQQAVTANFDIRAAVARVRQADAQIRITGQALLPSGNLTGTVTHSQTPLSTATAVNLNGAAARGRFTHRTLYATGLQAAYEIDFWGKNRAALVAAQQNLQATRFDVGAITLTTEASVANTYFQILASREQLAIQQQNLTAAERVLAILQQRANAGTSTGLDIATQQTLVEQQRAAVPPLRQSVQQNTYSLGTLTGQVPEAVPVPRLSLGDVRVPPVQPGLPSEVLQRRPDVGLAEATLASAQASVEQARTAMFPSVTLSAQGGFQNLALENLLRPGSSLFSLVGGLTQPIFQLGQLRAQYRLTQAQAEELLENYRAAIVAALVDVENAIVALRETTEQETLQAAATRSAERAYAISEAQLRAGTIDLLALLITQQTLFNARNNLAQVRLARLQAAVGLFRALGGGWS